Proteins encoded together in one Amblyomma americanum isolate KBUSLIRL-KWMA chromosome 1, ASM5285725v1, whole genome shotgun sequence window:
- the LOC144114839 gene encoding uncharacterized protein LOC144114839 — MQVHSPSIIWLLLNAVFCATWATAIERAPLRGAADGRTLCAATTNPPIQVNLTLRADWEAPSSATTLTVPSIKEQRPSTAPCGLGGCATTRLHNPLLFAMQVGNHRTIFTKKTSNYFFVQLPSPQCCLATCIECFHVVRSLLLMCGDIESNPGPEKLDVILGELKKMSTGQTELVKEVQELKGQLLSIDLKMTNLTTRLSALETDYESLSTLRNDLEGIQATSAATSRLVGVLEARLDDAENRSRRNNLLFYGLPDTNPTETYSLTEDLIIRHCSDHLDTQLSPNDIERAHRLGRHSKDRKRPIIVKFTSFKTKESILSKGSKFKGTDYSVGEDFSRRVQNCRKHLVAFARAKSVPFSLRFKTLHIGPKRYVFDELSESVREIP; from the coding sequence atgcaggtgcactCGCCCTCGATCATCTGGCTCTTGCTCAATGCTGTCTTTTGCGCTACCTGGGCGACCGCGATTGAGCGTGCGCCGTTGCGCGGCGCGGCTGACGGAAGGACATTGTGCGCAGCAACTACCAACCCGCCGATTCAAGTCAACTTGACACTCAGGGCAGACTGGGAGGCCCCATCGTCAGCAACAACACTCACCGTGCCATCTATAAAGGAGCAGCGACCATCCACCGCaccctgtgggctcggtggctgtgccacaacacgtttGCATAACCCACTTCTCTTCGCTATGCAGGTTGGTAACCATCGAACTATATTCACAAAAAAAACCAGCAACTACTTTTTCGTACAGCTTCCGAGCCCCCAGTGTTGCCTTGCTACCTGTATTGAGTGCTTTCATGTTGTTCGGTCCCTATTACTGATGTGCGGTGACATTGAGAGCAATCCCGGCCCCGAGAAGCTAGACGTAATCCTTGGCGAACTAAAAAAGATGTCTACTGGCCAGACAGAATTGGTTAAGGAAGTGCAAGAGCTTAAGGGTCAACTGCTCTCAATAGACCTGAAAATGACTAATCTAACTACGCGTCTCAGCGCCTTAGAAACTGACTACGAAAGTCTGTCTACACTCCGCAATGATCTGGAGGGGATTCAGGCCACTTCGGCTGCAACGTCTCGTTTAGTTGGTGTGCTGGAAGCTCGTCTAGATGACGCAGAGAATCGCTCTCGGCGCAATAACCTACTTTTCTATGGTTTACCCGATACCAACCCCACCGAAACGTATTCGCTTACAGAAGACTTGATCATTCGCCACTGCTCTGACCACCTGGACACCCAGTTGAGCCCTAACGACATTGAACGCGCCCATCGCCTCGGACGACACTCTAAGGACAGGAAACGCCCAATTATCGTTAAGTTTACATCCTTTAAAACTAAAGAATCAATTCTTTCTAAAGGTTCTAAATTCAAAGGTACAGACTACAGCGTAGGTGAAGACTTTTCGCGCCGCGTTCAAAACTGCCGGAAACATCTTGTCGCTTTTGCCAGGGCGAAGTCCGTGCCTTTTTCCCTGAGATTTAAAACTTTGCATATTGGCCCCAAACGTTACGTTTTCGATGAACTTTCAGAATCTGT